The Verrucomicrobiia bacterium DNA segment GAAGCGCGCACCCCAAAGCGAGCCTCTGCTTGTGCCCCCCCGGCAGCTCCCCCGCGAGCCGGTTTTTCTGGTCTTCGAGGCCGGAAAGCGCCAGCATCCCCCTCATTCGTTCCTCTCTCGACTCGGCCGGCAGCCGGTAAATGCCGGAGTAAAACTCGATGTTTTCCCAAACCGTCAAATCCTCGTAGAGCGAAAATTTCTGGGACATATACCCGATTCGGTGCTTGGCCTCTTCGGGGTCGGCGCGCACGTCCACGCCGCCGACGTAAAGCTCGCCGGACGTGGGGGCCAAAATCCCGCAGAGCATCTTGATGGTGGTGGACTTCCCCGCCCCGTTCGGCCCCAAAAAGCCGAAAATCTCCCCCTTCTGGACGGCAAAGGAGACCCCGTCCACGGCGGTAAAAGCGCCGAATCGGCGTACCAAGTTCT contains these protein-coding regions:
- a CDS encoding ABC transporter ATP-binding protein encodes the protein MGITIEAKNLVRRFGAFTAVDGVSFAVQKGEIFGFLGPNGAGKSTTIKMLCGILAPTSGELYVGGVDVRADPEEAKHRIGYMSQKFSLYEDLTVWENIEFYSGIYRLPAESREERMRGMLALSGLEDQKNRLAGELPGGHKQRLALGCAL